Sequence from the Ochrobactrum vermis genome:
ACGCGTTGTGTAGATGTTCACGAAGCCCGCCGTGCCCGCTAATAGAAAGACAGGAGCAAGCGACGTTTGTATGACGGAAGCAAAATCAGTAATGACAGGAGGCGTATTCATCAGGACCCTCAAGTAGACTTTGACGCGACCAAAATAATCAACTGCGCCGGGCGTAACAATGGGGCCTTGATCCGGCATTGCCTCCCGAACCGCCGACAATGAGAACGACGGGAACCGCTGCGTCTGTAGCTCCCATGTTCCCCTAACTCCCCAATGTGCCGCGGAGATTTTCTGTGACCGTAGCGCGGCAGCGTCGAACACCAGCATGGACGCAAACAGAAGCATGATGAACGCCTAGGGAATGATCGCATTTTCAGGACTTGGAATGCGACCAATACCGGCTGGTTGACGCCGCCAGCGTCACGCCAATCGCAGAAATCGCACAGACACGGGCGTCGCAAGCGTTCCGACTGTTATCTCTTCGTATGATATTCCCAGTGGATCGCTATCGCGGGGATCAGAAACAGGACCACGTTTAGAACCTTCCAAAACCCGATGATGTTAGCCATGTACATTTGTGTTTGATCGGCGCTGAAGTTAAAAAAATTGAACATCAGGCTTGCTGTGACGCCGCTGAGGGACATCAGCCAGGCACAGATAATGACCAACAAATTGATGAAGAAGGCTTAGCAGGATGTTTCTGATTCTAAGCGGCGTTTCCATCGAAATGCTCCTTCCTCAGAGAGATGGCGTTACTGGATTATTCCGCATGAAAGTTCTGATTATAGCGTAACCCATGCGCTTTCCCGCTGGGTTTCTTCAAATGTTTATGCTGGACACAATAATGCCTTCTCGCGGGTTGTTTCGCGAATTCCAAGCTCAGCGCTGAAGTTTGATCCGGCATAGCGCTGTCGTCGAATGGCTAATAGGGTCTCGCGATCGTTTCATGCAGCAGATGCTCGACTATTCAACGATATTGCAAGGTGCGGGCGGCCGTATCCTCGCATGCAGCCCTCGCACAAGCTTCCTGCTACCACAAATGTCGCGGAAATCGAACGCCGGAGCCGCATTTTAATCGCGCTTTTTGTGTCAACTATGTATTTAGCTTCGGCCTGTTGGCGGTAATCCAGTCGATGACAGAACGTGTGAGTAGCATATTCTCTTCTGACAGCCCGGGCCTGATGTGGGCGACGAATTCAACGTCGGGCAACAACGGCAGTAGCTCATTGGCGTCTGCCGTTTGCAATTTTGCGGGGATAGAACTGGAGTTCAGTGGAGTGACCGCGAGGCCAGCCGCAACCAAAGCCGTCAAACTGCCCAGACTGGGACTGATGCTGGCTATCCGCCATTTGCTGTTTTTCGCGGCAAGTCCGGCAAGGGCAGCATCCCGGTAGGGGCACGGTTCGGGAAACACGGCGAGCGGAATGAGTGTTCCGGCTTCGACGAGGGTCTTTCCGACTGCCCATTTTAGTGGCTCACTCCAAAGATGGGTACCGGACTGGTCACCCCGACACCGACAGCCGATGGCCAAGTCGAGTTCACCTTTCTCCATCGTTTCCAGCAAAGAGGCTGTATTAGAAATCTGTATTTCCAGCGTCCGCTCCGAACGGGAGTTCTGAAACCTTTTCAACACTGATGGCAACCATGTGCTCGTCAAGTCATCAGATGCACCTATGCGCAAATGAAACGCGTTGGTGCTTCCTTTCATAAGGATCCGCGCTTCCTCACTCAGGCGCAAGATCGCCTTTGCATAACCCAACAGCGCTTGCCCCTGCGGGGTCAGCGCAACCGTGCGGGTATTGCGTTCGAAAAGGACGCTTCCCGCCTGTTCCTCTAGCCGGCGGATATGTGCGCTGACGGCGGATTGCGTCAAGTTCAGTTGCTGCCCCGCCCTTGTAAAACTCGATACGCCAGCGACTGCCTCAAAGGTCCGCAACAGCACGATATCGAACATTGTTTCACCTCGGATCATGATTAATAGCATGATGATAAATCGTTTCTCATGATCAATAAAGTTTGGTTGACTCTGCCTCGGCGGGAGATGGGAGGTCAGTAGTATGTTGCTGGAAACCTGGATACCGTTCTTTCTTGCCACACTGGCTTTCGCATTCATGCCGGGCCCAGCCATTCTGTATATGTCGGCGCAGACTCTGGCTTACGGGCACAGGGCCGGTTTGATGGCAGCCCTCGGCATCCATATCGGATGCTATATCCATATAGTGGCGGCAGCTGTGGGATTGGCTGTGCTGCTCGACAATGCGCCTGCGCTCTACTCGTTCGTCCGGATGGCCGGAGCGCTCTATATGTTATGGCTGGGTGGAAGGATGATCTTTCCTGGCGCGCAGCAAGAAACTAAAGCTCCGACGCAGCACAGAAGCGTTCTGCGCGACAGTATAGTGGTCGAGGTTCTCAATCCGAAGACCGCGTTATTTTTTCTGACGTTCCTGCCCCAGTTTGTGGATCCGCAAGGACCGATGCCAAGCTGGCTTCAGTTCCTGCTGCTGGGCATTATCGTCAACGGTGCATTTTCGCTCGGCGATCTTGCCTCGATTGGTATTGCGTCTTTTGCCTCGCCGTTTGTTTCCTGTTTCGGCTCCAGGATTTGGGTTTCGAGGGTCAGTGGCGCTATCCTGGTCGGACTTAGTGCTGCGATCATGGTGCATGTTATTTGAGAGCCCTCGTCCATCAATTGCGACACCGAGGTGAGAAATGCCGAGCTTTCTGATGAAATTCTTTGCCGTAACCTTGTCCATCTTACTCGCAGGCTGGCTCGTTACTGCATCGACCCGTAAGTGGAAGGTCTACACCAACGCGCGCTTCGGCTATTCTATTTGCTATCCGGCCGATCTTCTGACCGGCCATCTGGAGGCCGACAATGGCGACGGCCGCCTGAACAACAGAGTTGAAAACGCACACCGCCAGACCAGGAAGCGAGAGAAGATCATGGGGCGGTTCAAATCGCCACGCCAAGCACAGCGCTTCCTGTCAGCCCACGATCCGATAAATACCGTCTTTCGCCCCCGCCGGTACAACCTCTCAGCCCGCTCCTGGCGAGACGCCAGGGCAGATGCCTTCTGCCTGTGGTCCAACTACACTGCAGAAATGACTGCTTGAAGAAGCAGCCGCCGCGCCGCCTTGCAACCAATTACAAACAACTTGGCAATACCCTAAAGACCAG
This genomic interval carries:
- a CDS encoding LysR family transcriptional regulator, with the protein product MFDIVLLRTFEAVAGVSSFTRAGQQLNLTQSAVSAHIRRLEEQAGSVLFERNTRTVALTPQGQALLGYAKAILRLSEEARILMKGSTNAFHLRIGASDDLTSTWLPSVLKRFQNSRSERTLEIQISNTASLLETMEKGELDLAIGCRCRGDQSGTHLWSEPLKWAVGKTLVEAGTLIPLAVFPEPCPYRDAALAGLAAKNSKWRIASISPSLGSLTALVAAGLAVTPLNSSSIPAKLQTADANELLPLLPDVEFVAHIRPGLSEENMLLTRSVIDWITANRPKLNT
- a CDS encoding LysE family translocator, which codes for MLLETWIPFFLATLAFAFMPGPAILYMSAQTLAYGHRAGLMAALGIHIGCYIHIVAAAVGLAVLLDNAPALYSFVRMAGALYMLWLGGRMIFPGAQQETKAPTQHRSVLRDSIVVEVLNPKTALFFLTFLPQFVDPQGPMPSWLQFLLLGIIVNGAFSLGDLASIGIASFASPFVSCFGSRIWVSRVSGAILVGLSAAIMVHVI